The following proteins are co-located in the Silene latifolia isolate original U9 population chromosome 1, ASM4854445v1, whole genome shotgun sequence genome:
- the LOC141603365 gene encoding epoxide hydrolase 3-like encodes MEKIEHKKLQVNGINMHIATIGEPTKGTILFLHGFPELWYSWRHQLLALSAAGYRAVAPDLRGFGDTDVPSSVTAYSAFHVIGDLIALLDQLGVEQVFLVGHDWGAIIAWNFVMIRGDRVKALVNLSVPFMPRNPSFKPIDGFKLAFGDDFYICRFQEPGNMEEEFASVDTVKLMKQFLVSRDPGPPLIPKGRLAGLADKTIPLPPWLTEDDVNYFAEKFKQTGFSGSLNYYRCMNLNWELTAPWTGVQIKVPTKFILGALDLTYNFPNIKDYLHKGGFKKDVPLLEEVVVIEDAAHFINQERPEEISNHIQDFFAKF; translated from the exons ATGGAGAAAATAGAGCACAAAAAACTCCAAGTAAATGGCATAAACATGCACATAGCAACAATAGGAGAACCCACAAAAGGTACAATCCTCTTCCTTCATGGATTCCCAGAGCTATGGTACTCATGGAGACATCAGCTACTTGCCTTATCTGCGGCTGGGTACCGTGCCGTAGCCCCGGACCTTCGTGGGTTCGGGGATACGGACGTTCCCAGTTCCGTGACGGCGTATTCGGCATTTCATGTGATTGGTGATCTGATAGCACTGCTTGATCAACTTGGTGTTGAGCAAGTGTTTCTTGTGGGTCATGATTGGGGTGCTATTATTGCTTGGAATTTTGTAATGATTAGAGGTGATAGGGTTAAGGCTTTGGTTAATTTAAGTGTTCCTTTTATGCCAAGGAATCCAAGTTTCAAACCTATTGATGGCTTTAAACTTGCTTTTGGTGATGATTTCTATATTTGTAGATTTCAG GAACCTGGAAATATGGAGGAAGAATTTGCAAGTGTTGACACTGTAAAGCTTATGAAGCAATTCCTGGTATCACGTGATCCAGGGCCGCCTCTCATACCAAAAGGAAGATTGGCAGGTTTGGCAGATAAGACCATCCCTTTGCCTCCATGGCTTACAGAGGATGACGTCAACTATTTTGCTGAAAAATTCAAGCAGACGGGGTTTAGTGGAAGCTTGAACTACTATCGTTGCATGAATCT GAATTGGGAGCTCACGGCACCATGGACAGGGGTGCAAATAAAAGTACCCACAAAGTTCATATTAGGGGCTCTGGACTTAACATACAATTTTCCGAACATCAAAGATTACTTGCACAAGGGTGGCTTTAAGAAAGATGTACCACTGTTGGAGGAAGTTGTGGTGATTGAAGATGCGGCTCACTTCATCAACCAAGAAAGGCCAGAAGAAATAAGCAACCATATTCAAGATTTCTTTGCTAAATTCTGA